From one Leishmania panamensis strain MHOM/PA/94/PSC-1 chromosome 9 sequence genomic stretch:
- a CDS encoding hypothetical protein (TriTrypDB/GeneDB-style sysID: LpmP.09.0120): MFIVQVAADIFGSKLNFELSFPSRPSVQEITRASESAFSTEIANTRPENVPTHAFHISKIKVYDEDKSKWVDLLGEGQLTDYCQLYAFQPENPWHKETQKPIPPATKPPTASTALSRSAAISNTPSGSRAVASTSNALAPYTGGRSESGSVRRPYAAGASSTALVPRGNADASPEEKLRVVFSEFDNKGTRMIDVEDFKHGFHNMGLDFSSATVEDLFERTDLNHDHRISYSEFERFARLYPIMTDCLYFRSKAFWEEDQMRKEIQAEVEAAHKSESTLDQAQRSLENAEADVADAQSAVKTADDDLRERTDRMRDLARDMEEARKAKERVVREKKDREQDLGAIREREKEARKDLQDLSRDSDKLDRRAAALVNDADAADDKVRQLQKALEDAKRIADRAHQAAELAAVEADQAKERERDAAMEADAIARDIPKAEDAVRMADRNVASADQVLRELDSAGKDIGRQADEAASRRDAGEKAVAEARDKVMQRVRELDAARNAVADKDRVIKQKEAELEEHRRQRELITQHERTLIEQELRLREQRDSLEQRETKLMSEASSYLGSMRINLATRSYSRDPGGY; this comes from the coding sequence ATGTTCATTGTGCAGGTAGCGGCGGACATCTTCGGCAGTAAACTGAACTTCGAGCTCAGCTTCCCCAGCCGCCCCAGTGTGCAGGAGATCACTCGCGCATCTGAGAGCGCCTTCTCCACGGAGATTGCGAACACGCGGCCAGAAAACGTGCCAACGCACGCATTCCACATCTCGAAGATCAAAGTGTACGACGAAGACAAGAGCAAGTGGGTGGACCTTCTGGGCGAGGGGCAGCTGACGGACTACTGCCAGCTCTATGCCTTCCAGCCAGAGAATCCATGGCACAAGGAGACGCAGAAGCCAATTCCTCCGGCAACGAAGCCGCCAACGGCCTCAACCGCGCTGAGTCGCAGTGCCGCCATCAGTAACACGCCGTCCGGCAGCCGCGCTGTCGCGTCTACCTCCAACGCCTTGGCACCCTATACCGGTGGCCGCAGCGAGTCGGGATCGGTGCGGAGGCCCTATGCAGCTGGGGCTAGCAGCACCGCCCTGGTTCCCCGCGGCAATGCAGACGCATCTCCggaagagaagctgcgcgtCGTCTTCTCCGAATTCGATAACAAAGGAACTCGCATGATTGATGTGGAAGACTTTAAGCATGGCTTCCACAACATGGGACTGGACTTCTCCAGTGCCACCGTGGAGGACCTCTTCGAGCGCACTGATCTCAACCACGATCACCGCATCTCCTACTCGGAGTTTGAGCGCTTTGCGCGTCTGTACCCGATCATGACAGACTGCCTGTACTTCCGCTCGAAGGCTTTCTGGGAGGAGGACCAGATGCGCAAAGAGATccaggcggaggtggaggcggcgcacaaGTCGGAGTCTACGCTGGAccaggcgcagcgcagcctgGAGAACGCCGAGGCTGACGTTGCAGACGCTCAGAGCGCTGTAAAAACCGCCGATGACGATTTGCGGGAACGTACAGACCGCATGCGCGACCTTGCCAGAGacatggaggaggcgcgcaaGGCCAAGGAGCGGGTGGTGCGCGAGAAGAAGGACCGGGAGCAGGATCTCGGCGCCATCagggagcgggagaaggaagCCCGCAAGGATCTGCAGGACCTATCTCGCGACTCCGACAAGCTGGaccggcgcgctgctgcgctcgtgAACGACGCGGACGCGGCCGATGACAAGGTTcgccagctgcagaaggcgctCGAGGACGCGAAGCGCATCGCGGACCGTGCACACCAGGCGGCCGAGCtagcagcggtggaagcCGACCAGGCGAAGGAGCGCGAAAGGGATGCCGCCATGGAGGCGGACGCGATTGCGCGCGACATCCCAAAGGCCGAGGACGCCGTGCGTATGGCAGACCGCAATGTAGCGTCGGCAGACCAGGTACTGCGCGAACTGGACAGTGCCGGCAAGGACATTGGGCGACAGGCAGATGAGGCGGCTAGCCGGCGCGACGCTGGCGAGAAGGCTGTGGCCGAGGCACGGGACAAGGTGATGCAGAGGGTGCGCGAGTTGGACGCAGCGCGcaacgccgtcgccgacAAGGACAGAGTCAtcaaacaaaaagaggcggAGCTCGAAGAGCACCGTCGTCAACGTGAGCTCATCACACAGCATGAGCGGACCCTCATCGAACAAGAGTTGCGCCTTCGTGAGCAGCGCGACAGTCTGGAGCAGCGCGAGACAAAACTCATGTCGGAAGCCAGCAGCTACCTTGGAAGCATGCGCATCAACCTCGCTACGCGCTCCTACTCGCGCGACCCCGGCGGCTACTGA